Proteins from a single region of Rhinolophus sinicus isolate RSC01 linkage group LG13, ASM3656204v1, whole genome shotgun sequence:
- the ZNF343 gene encoding zinc finger protein 343: MVNPVQTDKGVKELETPRPGAVSCHRPELDRSLKSNFITNQVTLLGEKPYVCGECGRGFKDKSNLIRHHRTHSMEKPYVCIECGRGFSLMAILINHQRTHSGEKPYVCTECGRGFSQKSNLNRHTRTHSEEKPYLCRECGQSFRNNSILIRHQWTHSGEKPYVCQECGQGFSEKSYFIRHQRTHSGEKPYVCLECGRGFGDKSTLRKHHRVHSGEKPYVCQECGRGFSEKSSFIRHQRTHSGEKPYVCLECRRGFGDKSTLRKHQRIHSGEKPHICQECGRSFSEKSSFIRHQRTHSGEKPYVCLQCGRGFGDKSTLRKHQRTHSGEKPHVCGECGRGFSRKSFLLIHQGTHSEEKHVCKECGRSFNYKSNLIRHQKTHSGNPR; this comes from the exons ATGGTAAACCCTGTGCAAACGGACAAAGGAGTGAAGGAATTAGAAACCCCGAGACCTGGAGCAGTCAGCTGTCACAGGCCTGAACTAGACCGTAGTCTGAAATCAAACTTTATTACAAACCAGGTGACCCTCTTAGGGGAGAAGCCTTATGTTTGCGGGGAGTGTGGGCGAGGCTTTAAAGATAAGTCAAACCTCATCAGACACCATCGGACACACTCAATGGAGAAGCCTTACGTGTGCATTGAGTGTGGCCGAGGCTTCAGCCTGATGGCAATCCTTATTAATCACCAGAGGACACATTCAGGAGAGAAGCCGTACGTGTGCACAGAGTGTGGGCGAGGCTTTAGCCAGAAGTCCAATCTCAACAGACACACGAGAACACATTCAGAAGAGAAGCCTTATTTATGCAGGGAGTGTGGGCAGAGCTTTAGAAATAATTCAATCCTCATTAGACATCAGTGGACTCACTCTGGGGAGAAGCCCTATGTTTGTCAGGAGTGTGGGCAAGGCTTCAGCGAGAAGTCATACTTCATCAGACACCAAAGGACACActcaggggagaaaccctatgtGTGCCTGGAGTGTGGACGAGGATTCGGTGATAAATCAACTCTCAGAAAACACCATAGGGTTCACTCTGGGGAGAAGCCCTATGTTTGCCAGGAGTGTGGGCGAGGCTTTAGCGAGAAGTCATCCTTCATCAGACACCAAAGGACACActcaggggagaaaccctatgtGTGCCTGGAGTGTAGACGGGGATTTGGTGATAAGTCAACCCTCAGAAAACACCAGAGGATTCATTCAGGGGAGAAGCCCCATATTTGCCAGGAGTGTGGGCGAAGCTTCAGCGAGAAGTCATCCTTCATCAGACACCAGAGGACACACTCAGGGGAGAAGCCCTATGTGTGTCTGCAGTGTGGACGAGGATTTGGTGATAAGTCAACCCTCAGAAAACACCAGAGGACACACTCGGGGGAGAAGCCTCATGTATGCGGTGAGTGTGGCCGAGGCTTTAGCCGGAAATCATTCCTCCTTATTCATCAGGGGACACACTCGGAGGAGAAGCATGTTTGCAAGGAGTGTGGGCGAAGCTTTAACTACAAGTCGAATCTCATCAGACACCAGAAGACACACTCAG GGAATCCACGCTAA